The following are encoded together in the Natronincola ferrireducens genome:
- a CDS encoding DRTGG domain-containing protein, producing MITVKQLMEKLSLELVGGQQGLDNEISGVYIGDLLSWVMAHLKYGEAWITIQTNINVIAVAALGEAACVIIVESAEIEEVTKNKADEEGIPLLRCDYSAYQLATEIAKLIEIK from the coding sequence ATGATTACTGTTAAACAATTAATGGAAAAGCTATCGTTAGAACTAGTAGGGGGACAGCAGGGTTTAGATAATGAGATAAGTGGTGTTTATATAGGAGATTTATTGAGCTGGGTTATGGCTCATTTGAAGTATGGGGAAGCCTGGATTACAATCCAGACAAATATTAATGTTATTGCCGTTGCAGCGTTAGGAGAAGCTGCCTGCGTTATTATAGTAGAAAGTGCAGAAATAGAAGAGGTAACAAAAAACAAAGCTGATGAAGAAGGTATACCACTGTTAAGATGTGATTACAGTGCATATCAACTAGCTACAGAGATTGCTAAATTAATAGAAATAAAATGA
- a CDS encoding ATP-binding protein, which produces MKELALHILDLVQNSIKAEASLVEITVCEDIIEDLMTIKIIDNGVGMDEDTLKKVEDPFFTTRTTRKVGLGISLFKAAAVQCNGSFKIDSEKGKGTRLEATFQYSHIDRAPLGSIEDTIATLLMTENDMDYIYTHYYNNNSFCLNTREVKKILKGLPISDIRVIEWMREYIKKELLNIVKT; this is translated from the coding sequence TTGAAGGAATTAGCGCTACATATATTAGACCTCGTACAAAATTCTATTAAAGCAGAGGCTAGCTTAGTAGAAATTACAGTTTGTGAGGATATTATTGAAGACTTAATGACTATTAAAATTATTGACAATGGCGTTGGAATGGATGAAGATACCTTAAAAAAGGTAGAGGACCCCTTTTTTACTACAAGAACCACAAGGAAAGTAGGGTTAGGTATATCCTTATTTAAAGCTGCCGCAGTACAGTGTAATGGAAGCTTTAAAATTGATTCGGAAAAAGGAAAGGGTACTAGGCTAGAAGCTACCTTCCAATACAGTCATATTGATAGAGCGCCCTTAGGGAGTATAGAAGATACAATTGCAACTTTATTAATGACAGAAAATGATATGGATTATATATATACCCATTACTATAATAATAATAGTTTTTGCTTAAATACACGAGAAGTTAAGAAAATCCTTAAAGGACTGCCTATTAGTGATATTAGAGTGATTGAGTGGATGAGAGAATACATAAAAAAAGAGTTGCTAAACATTGTTAAAACTTAA
- a CDS encoding DRTGG domain-containing protein has protein sequence MTLKEVKELLGAEILSGDEFLDKEVKTAFACDLMSDVLAFVDDKTLLLTGLVNSHTIRTAEMMDIAAVVFVRGKKPDEHTIQLAKENGIVIMSTQNIMYVSSGILYSKGLKGANIVHK, from the coding sequence ATGACATTAAAAGAAGTTAAAGAATTATTAGGAGCGGAGATTTTATCGGGGGATGAATTTTTAGACAAAGAAGTGAAAACTGCATTTGCATGTGATTTGATGAGTGATGTTCTAGCGTTTGTTGATGATAAAACCTTGCTATTAACAGGCTTGGTAAATTCTCATACAATTCGAACTGCTGAAATGATGGACATTGCCGCTGTAGTCTTTGTACGGGGAAAAAAACCTGACGAGCATACAATACAATTGGCAAAAGAAAATGGAATTGTTATTATGTCAACACAGAATATTATGTATGTTAGCTCTGGCATATTATATTCTAAAGGTTTAAAGGGAGCTAATATTGTACATAAATAA
- a CDS encoding C40 family peptidase codes for MTKLKTRNLQMLIVILMFSLLSTSFAAAENPSATIIASQGILRKSPDFAGKITETLKIGTEVSIHKQQEDWYFVKLEDNSTEGWMYKDIVLLNDKKNTIKKGVTTASILNVRSGPSTNNSIISKVPNGTETIIIQEEKEWYQVQLNNGVKGFVNANYVKLVPNYPQAIVLNDDSSVRAEASSGAPITITLNKNHTIYIKDYKDGWYHILTEDFTEGWIKSDMIELQINVSTQVSRSGSRTNTLSNIKSITEKYIGRPYRYAGNGPNSFDCSGFTYYIFNTYYKEYLQQKGINLPRTSRSQANVGTQVSRNQLQIGDLVFFNNGSSKTINHVGIYVGNNEFIHASSGGNMRVIISSLNENTYKNRYSTAVRL; via the coding sequence ATGACAAAGTTAAAAACAAGAAACCTACAGATGTTAATAGTTATATTGATGTTCAGTTTATTGTCAACCTCTTTTGCAGCTGCAGAAAATCCTTCAGCTACAATCATTGCTAGCCAAGGTATCTTAAGAAAATCACCAGACTTTGCAGGAAAGATAACAGAGACCTTGAAGATTGGAACAGAAGTAAGTATACATAAACAACAGGAGGATTGGTATTTTGTAAAACTAGAGGACAATTCTACCGAAGGTTGGATGTATAAAGACATTGTTTTATTAAATGATAAGAAGAACACAATAAAAAAAGGAGTCACTACGGCCAGTATACTGAATGTTAGATCTGGACCGTCAACAAATAATAGCATTATTTCGAAGGTACCCAATGGAACAGAGACAATTATCATTCAAGAAGAGAAAGAATGGTATCAAGTTCAACTAAATAACGGGGTAAAAGGTTTTGTCAATGCTAATTATGTAAAGCTAGTACCCAATTATCCTCAAGCTATTGTACTTAATGACGATAGCTCTGTAAGAGCAGAAGCAAGCTCAGGGGCACCCATTACTATAACACTAAATAAAAACCATACTATTTATATAAAGGACTATAAAGATGGTTGGTATCATATTTTGACAGAGGATTTTACAGAAGGATGGATAAAAAGTGATATGATTGAGTTACAAATCAATGTATCAACACAAGTAAGTCGTTCTGGCTCTAGAACTAATACTTTAAGCAATATAAAATCTATAACAGAAAAATATATAGGACGTCCCTATAGGTACGCTGGTAATGGACCTAACAGCTTTGACTGTTCAGGCTTTACATACTATATATTTAATACATACTATAAGGAGTATTTACAACAAAAAGGAATTAATTTACCAAGAACTTCTAGGAGTCAAGCAAATGTAGGAACACAGGTAAGTAGAAATCAGCTTCAGATAGGAGATTTGGTGTTTTTTAATAATGGAAGCAGTAAAACAATCAATCATGTTGGGATTTATGTTGGTAACAATGAATTTATTCATGCATCCTCTGGCGGTAACATGAGGGTTATTATTTCTTCTTTAAATGAGAACACCTATAAAAATAGATATTCAACTGCAGTGAGATTATAA
- a CDS encoding CoA-binding protein — translation MDTIEKNKKEMLHRKVWAVVGATPDTEKFGYKIYKKLKAHGYTVYGINPKYEEIEGDKIYQSLKDLPQNLECVNMVVGPKVSKLILDEIKDLGIDYVWFQPGTFDEETIDKAEDFNLNIVYYDCVLVALGE, via the coding sequence ATGGATACAATTGAAAAAAATAAAAAGGAAATGCTCCACAGGAAGGTTTGGGCTGTTGTCGGCGCTACACCCGATACAGAAAAGTTTGGTTACAAGATTTATAAGAAATTAAAGGCCCATGGCTACACTGTATATGGTATAAATCCTAAATATGAAGAAATAGAGGGAGATAAAATCTATCAGTCTTTGAAGGATTTACCACAAAATCTAGAATGTGTAAATATGGTGGTGGGGCCTAAAGTAAGCAAATTAATATTAGATGAGATTAAAGACCTAGGAATAGACTATGTTTGGTTCCAACCTGGAACCTTTGATGAAGAAACTATTGATAAAGCAGAGGACTTTAATCTAAATATTGTATATTATGATTGTGTACTAGTAGCTTTAGGAGAATAG
- a CDS encoding sulfite exporter TauE/SafE family protein, whose translation MAIFILGLLAGIIGGMGIGGGTILIPGLIFLTNFKQQTIQSINLLSFIPVAIVALYIHIKNKDILFRLSLPIIFFGLIGAWAGSKLALTLPSSTLRRMFGIFLLVMGIYEIICKDKVKVKKK comes from the coding sequence ATGGCAATATTTATATTAGGTTTATTAGCAGGGATTATTGGAGGAATGGGAATAGGTGGGGGAACCATTCTTATTCCTGGTTTAATCTTTTTAACAAACTTTAAACAACAAACTATACAAAGTATTAACCTGCTTTCTTTTATCCCTGTAGCGATTGTAGCTTTGTACATTCATATAAAAAACAAAGACATCCTATTTAGGCTTAGTTTGCCAATAATATTTTTTGGTCTTATAGGGGCTTGGGCAGGTTCTAAATTGGCTTTAACATTGCCTTCTTCTACACTAAGGCGTATGTTCGGTATATTTCTTCTGGTTATGGGTATCTATGAAATCATATGCAAAGACAAGGTCAAAGTCAAAAAAAAGTAG
- the nadE gene encoding NAD(+) synthase: MEKEIQQKIQLVVDWLRQQVDDSGTRGLIVGISGGIDSAVVANLIKKAFPDNSLGVILPVKSSAKDIEDGILVCEKCGISHFTIDLTLQHDELIKKVIDELKNENLYDEKNLRIMDANLRARLRMSTLYAIANNLNYLVVGTDNAAEIYTGYFTKYGDGGVDLLPIASLKKQEVYEWAKILEIPQNILDKAPSAGLWEGQTDEIEMGVTYNSIDNYLAGKPISQGDKSVIERLHRISQHKRQMPSFPKMNI, translated from the coding sequence ATGGAAAAAGAAATACAACAAAAAATTCAATTAGTGGTGGATTGGCTAAGACAACAGGTGGATGATTCTGGAACTAGGGGATTAATCGTTGGAATATCTGGAGGTATAGATTCTGCAGTAGTAGCAAATTTAATTAAAAAAGCCTTTCCTGATAATTCCCTTGGGGTTATACTACCAGTAAAAAGTAGTGCTAAGGATATAGAGGATGGTATTTTAGTATGTGAAAAATGTGGAATTTCCCATTTTACCATCGACCTCACCCTTCAGCATGATGAGTTAATAAAAAAAGTTATTGATGAGCTTAAAAATGAAAATCTATATGATGAAAAAAACTTGAGAATAATGGATGCAAATTTAAGAGCTCGACTTAGAATGAGTACCCTTTATGCAATAGCCAACAATTTAAACTATCTTGTAGTAGGCACAGATAATGCTGCTGAAATATACACAGGGTATTTTACTAAATATGGCGATGGTGGTGTAGATTTATTACCCATAGCCTCCTTAAAAAAACAAGAAGTTTATGAATGGGCTAAAATACTGGAAATACCACAAAATATTTTAGACAAGGCTCCTTCTGCAGGTTTATGGGAGGGGCAGACAGATGAAATAGAAATGGGTGTCACCTATAATAGTATTGATAATTACTTGGCAGGCAAACCCATAAGCCAAGGGGACAAAAGTGTAATAGAGAGACTTCATAGAATTTCTCAACACAAAAGACAAATGCCATCCTTTCCTAAGATGAATATATAA
- a CDS encoding ATP-binding protein encodes MRVIKLNYPVEKDDFIRAGQASSNIKKTLRQLGINSEKLRKIAIATYEAEMNIIIHSEGGYIEVDIEPEKIVITAVDRGPGIENIELAMKAGYSTASEKIRELGFGAGMGLPNIKRCSDEFKIESVIGQYTKLYVVIYNNCQQSQNKGDEV; translated from the coding sequence GTGAGGGTTATTAAGTTAAACTATCCAGTAGAAAAAGATGACTTTATAAGAGCAGGACAAGCATCTAGCAATATAAAAAAAACATTAAGACAACTGGGAATTAATTCTGAAAAGCTTAGAAAAATTGCAATAGCCACCTACGAAGCTGAAATGAATATCATTATACACTCAGAAGGCGGATATATAGAAGTGGATATTGAACCTGAAAAAATAGTAATTACTGCAGTAGACCGTGGACCTGGCATTGAAAATATAGAGTTGGCTATGAAGGCTGGTTATTCAACAGCTTCAGAAAAAATAAGGGAGTTGGGATTTGGTGCTGGAATGGGTCTACCAAATATCAAAAGATGCTCTGATGAATTTAAAATTGAATCCGTAATAGGTCAGTATACAAAACTATATGTGGTTATTTATAACAATTGTCAACAGAGTCAAAATAAAGGAGATGAAGTATGA
- the speD gene encoding adenosylmethionine decarboxylase, with the protein MAKLTKNKLKLYGFNNLTKSLSFNIYDICYTKTVEDRKKYIEYIDEQYNSERLTKILENVTKTIGASVLNVAKQDYDPQGASVTLLISEEEVPLYVLDPSCNRGVITPIRENIVGHLDKSHVTVHTYPESHPENNISTFRVDIDVSTCGTISPLKALNYLIGCFDSDIITIDYRVRGFTRDIKGSKYFIDHEISSIQDFIQQETIDKYSLIDMNIYQSNIFHTKMKIKDIDLDNYLFEMKEKDLDEEGRNEILQNLNKEMTEIFYGINITNS; encoded by the coding sequence TTGGCAAAATTAACTAAAAACAAATTAAAATTATATGGGTTCAACAATTTAACAAAATCTTTAAGTTTTAATATTTATGATATTTGTTATACTAAAACAGTGGAAGATCGTAAAAAATATATCGAGTATATTGATGAACAATATAACTCTGAGAGGCTGACTAAAATACTAGAAAACGTTACAAAAACTATAGGAGCTAGCGTTTTAAATGTGGCCAAGCAGGATTACGATCCCCAAGGGGCAAGTGTAACCCTACTAATTTCAGAGGAAGAAGTACCTTTGTATGTACTGGATCCATCATGCAATAGAGGAGTTATAACGCCAATTAGAGAAAATATAGTAGGCCATTTAGATAAAAGTCATGTAACTGTTCACACATATCCTGAAAGTCACCCTGAAAATAATATTAGCACCTTTAGAGTAGATATAGATGTGTCTACCTGTGGAACCATTTCCCCCTTAAAGGCTTTAAATTATTTGATAGGTTGTTTTGACTCAGATATCATTACAATTGACTATAGAGTCAGGGGATTTACTAGAGACATAAAAGGATCTAAGTATTTTATAGATCACGAGATAAGTTCTATACAGGATTTTATTCAACAGGAAACAATTGATAAATATAGTCTGATTGATATGAATATCTATCAATCTAATATATTTCATACAAAAATGAAGATCAAAGATATTGATCTAGACAATTATCTATTTGAAATGAAGGAAAAAGATTTGGACGAGGAAGGAAGAAATGAAATTCTTCAAAATCTAAATAAAGAAATGACAGAAATATTTTATGGTATTAATATAACCAATTCCTAA
- the rsxC gene encoding electron transport complex subunit RsxC: MKFLTFRGGIHPPEAKESTARLNIEKAAEPSVVVIPMQQHIGAPCEPIVKVGDEVKVGQKIGEAQGFVSAPVHSSVSGTVKAISDVPIATGNEGLAITIESDGKNEIDPSIQPKGDIEGLEPKEITEIIKEAGIVGMGGATFPTHVKLSPPPEKKIDTIILNGAECEPYLTADHRLMLESSEEIVYGLKAMMKAVGVKNAYIGIENNKPDAIEKMLKAIEKESNIKVVALQTKYPQGGEKQLIYAITNKEVPSGGLPMEVGVIVSNVGTAAQIAKTIKTGMPLIDRITTITGTAVKNPKNLSVKIGTPIKELIQQCGGYATTPGKLILGGPMMGSAQHTDEIPAVKGTSGVLVFDKEGAQLPNPSNCIRCARCVEICPANLQPVYISENSLANRIEHAENYRALDCIECGSCSYVCPSRRPLLPSIRVAKNQIIAKKREQKKNK; the protein is encoded by the coding sequence ATGAAGTTTTTAACTTTTAGGGGAGGTATTCATCCACCAGAAGCTAAGGAATCAACTGCTAGATTGAATATTGAAAAAGCAGCTGAGCCATCTGTGGTGGTTATACCTATGCAACAACATATAGGTGCACCCTGTGAACCTATTGTAAAAGTGGGAGATGAAGTAAAGGTTGGACAAAAAATTGGTGAGGCTCAAGGTTTTGTATCGGCACCTGTACACTCCAGTGTATCTGGGACTGTTAAAGCAATTAGCGATGTTCCTATTGCAACAGGAAACGAAGGTTTAGCAATAACCATTGAATCAGATGGGAAAAATGAAATAGATCCATCTATTCAACCAAAAGGTGATATTGAGGGTCTGGAACCAAAAGAAATTACTGAAATTATAAAGGAAGCTGGTATTGTTGGGATGGGTGGTGCTACTTTTCCAACCCATGTAAAATTATCACCTCCTCCAGAAAAGAAAATAGATACAATTATATTGAATGGGGCAGAATGCGAACCCTACTTAACTGCTGACCACCGTTTAATGCTGGAGAGTTCCGAAGAAATTGTATATGGATTAAAAGCGATGATGAAGGCAGTAGGGGTAAAAAATGCCTATATAGGCATTGAAAACAATAAGCCTGATGCTATTGAAAAGATGTTAAAGGCTATAGAAAAGGAATCAAATATAAAAGTGGTAGCATTACAGACAAAATATCCTCAAGGTGGGGAAAAACAGTTAATATATGCTATTACAAATAAAGAAGTTCCTTCTGGTGGTTTACCAATGGAAGTAGGGGTTATTGTAAGCAATGTGGGAACAGCTGCACAAATAGCTAAAACCATTAAAACGGGAATGCCTTTAATTGATAGAATTACAACTATCACTGGAACTGCTGTAAAAAATCCTAAAAATTTAAGTGTGAAAATAGGTACTCCAATTAAAGAATTAATTCAACAGTGTGGAGGATATGCTACAACGCCAGGAAAGCTTATTTTAGGTGGACCTATGATGGGCAGTGCTCAACACACTGATGAAATACCTGCTGTAAAAGGAACATCTGGTGTATTAGTTTTTGATAAGGAAGGGGCCCAACTACCTAACCCTTCTAACTGCATACGATGTGCAAGATGTGTTGAAATATGTCCTGCCAACCTTCAACCAGTGTATATTAGTGAAAATTCATTGGCCAATAGAATAGAACATGCAGAAAACTATAGGGCATTAGATTGTATTGAATGTGGATCATGCTCTTATGTTTGTCCTTCAAGAAGACCATTGCTACCATCTATAAGAGTAGCTAAAAATCAAATTATCGCTAAAAAAAGAGAACAAAAGAAAAACAAATAA
- a CDS encoding YigZ family protein, whose protein sequence is MLKEYRTLYQFGVNEIIIDKSRFIGYAKPVVSEEEAIGFIEEIKKKHKDATHNVPAYVLGQNNEIQRYSDDGEPSGTAGIPVLELIKKENLRNTVVVVTRYFGGVKLGTGGLVRAYTKGAKIALETSRIIIKRAYRLLHIKIDYTLLGKVQNEILQNKYLLKDIEYDDAVHFFVYIKWDEVDKFKKQATEWTNARCDITEKQEKYLTELDGKIII, encoded by the coding sequence ATGCTAAAGGAATATCGCACTCTATACCAATTTGGAGTTAACGAAATAATTATTGATAAATCTAGATTTATAGGATATGCCAAGCCCGTAGTATCAGAGGAGGAAGCAATTGGATTTATTGAAGAAATCAAAAAAAAACATAAGGATGCAACCCATAATGTTCCAGCATATGTTTTAGGACAAAACAATGAAATACAGCGTTATAGTGATGATGGGGAACCTTCGGGAACAGCCGGAATTCCAGTTTTAGAACTGATAAAAAAAGAAAATCTTAGGAATACAGTAGTAGTTGTAACACGATATTTTGGTGGTGTGAAATTAGGGACTGGAGGTCTGGTTAGAGCTTATACGAAAGGTGCTAAAATTGCATTAGAAACTTCTAGAATTATTATTAAAAGAGCCTATAGGCTATTACATATAAAGATCGACTATACATTACTGGGAAAAGTACAAAATGAAATATTACAAAACAAATATCTACTGAAGGATATAGAATATGATGATGCTGTTCATTTTTTTGTGTATATTAAATGGGATGAAGTAGATAAATTTAAAAAGCAAGCTACTGAATGGACAAATGCTAGGTGTGACATAACGGAAAAACAAGAGAAGTACCTAACAGAGTTAGATGGAAAAATAATTATTTAA
- a CDS encoding NUDIX hydrolase: MIFRNCAGGVVFYANQVFLLKNEKNEWVLPKGKIRNDETSIDAALSRVKIETGIDAEILSTAGETCYEFFSISRKQPVCNQITWYIMATKGKEFQLNKNMNFKEGGFYCIDEAIEMITYSQDKSLVNLSYKKYKEMMKEKKEKVAV; this comes from the coding sequence ATGATTTTTAGAAATTGTGCAGGCGGAGTCGTCTTCTATGCAAATCAAGTTTTTCTCCTAAAGAACGAAAAAAATGAATGGGTATTGCCTAAAGGAAAAATTCGTAATGATGAAACTTCCATTGATGCGGCATTAAGTCGTGTTAAGATAGAAACCGGTATTGATGCTGAAATTCTATCCACAGCAGGGGAGACATGTTACGAATTTTTTTCTATTTCCAGAAAACAACCAGTTTGCAATCAAATTACTTGGTATATTATGGCGACAAAAGGAAAAGAATTTCAACTAAATAAAAACATGAACTTTAAAGAAGGAGGATTTTACTGTATAGACGAAGCAATTGAAATGATTACCTACAGTCAGGATAAATCCTTGGTTAATTTATCCTATAAAAAGTATAAGGAAATGATGAAGGAGAAAAAAGAGAAGGTAGCCGTCTAA
- a CDS encoding sulfite exporter TauE/SafE family protein yields MVKLILFKGLFIATLFIEVSHIMKNLYWLKIILVGFVAGIVNGLFGAGGGTIVVPALNFVFGVPQHKSHATAISIILPFAIISSFIYYRNGFTAFDVTFKVALGGIVGAYIGSRALSHFSDSYLRKIFGVFMILAALRMVF; encoded by the coding sequence ATGGTTAAATTAATTTTATTCAAGGGGCTTTTTATTGCCACCTTATTTATTGAGGTGAGTCATATAATGAAAAATCTTTATTGGCTAAAAATTATTTTAGTAGGATTTGTAGCAGGTATTGTTAATGGTTTGTTTGGAGCAGGTGGCGGTACTATTGTTGTTCCTGCTTTAAATTTTGTTTTTGGCGTTCCTCAGCATAAATCCCATGCCACCGCTATATCTATTATCCTCCCTTTTGCTATTATTAGTAGCTTTATATACTATAGGAATGGTTTCACTGCATTCGATGTTACTTTTAAAGTGGCTTTAGGAGGAATCGTGGGAGCCTACATTGGCTCAAGAGCTTTAAGTCACTTTTCCGACAGTTATTTAAGAAAAATATTTGGAGTGTTTATGATCTTAGCAGCATTGAGGATGGTGTTTTAA
- a CDS encoding PHP domain-containing protein, translating to MTIAVDLHIHSGLSPCSSNDMTPNNIIQMAVLKGLDAIAITDHNSTKNLRSFVNVAKKHNIICIPGIEITTKEEVHLLALFQNISAALEFQLILDDTLPKAPNSPKLFGNQYIYDEDDNIVEDYNYLLINAINLPLKEIIREIKGLGGIPIPAHIDRNSFSILSNLGFISPDFCLKTVEITKNCDYTNLTKRHPYLAKYNKIISSDAHALGEILEREFFIKTSSKKIQDILAALYPIK from the coding sequence ATGACAATAGCAGTTGATCTTCATATACACAGTGGTTTATCTCCTTGCTCAAGTAATGATATGACTCCAAATAACATCATACAAATGGCTGTTTTAAAAGGATTAGATGCTATAGCTATTACAGACCATAACTCTACTAAAAACCTCAGAAGTTTTGTGAATGTAGCTAAAAAGCACAATATTATATGTATTCCAGGTATAGAAATAACTACAAAAGAAGAGGTTCACCTACTGGCACTATTTCAAAATATAAGTGCTGCCCTTGAATTTCAACTGATACTAGATGATACACTACCCAAAGCGCCCAACAGCCCAAAATTATTTGGAAATCAATATATATACGATGAGGACGATAATATTGTAGAGGATTACAATTATTTACTTATTAATGCAATTAACTTACCTCTTAAAGAAATTATTAGGGAAATAAAGGGGTTAGGGGGTATTCCAATACCAGCTCATATTGATAGAAATAGCTTTAGTATTCTTTCTAACTTAGGATTCATTTCCCCAGACTTTTGTTTAAAAACAGTGGAAATTACGAAAAATTGTGATTACACCAATTTAACTAAACGACATCCATACCTTGCTAAGTATAATAAGATTATTAGCTCCGATGCCCACGCCCTAGGAGAAATATTAGAAAGAGAATTTTTTATTAAAACATCCAGTAAAAAAATTCAAGATATTTTAGCTGCCCTTTATCCTATTAAGTAG
- a CDS encoding YebC/PmpR family DNA-binding transcriptional regulator, which translates to MGRIGNIKDRKAKQDSKRAKIYTKLARLITVAAREGGTDPEYNASLKSAIDKAKAGNMPNDNIDRAIKKAAGDAGGDQYEKINYEGYGPNGVAVIVEALTDNRNRTAGEVRHAFDKNGGNLGTTGCVSFLFDRKGQIIIEKNEEIDEETLMMTVLEAGAEDFLVEDEAYEIITLPEDFPTVKDSLLEEGYQFIEADVVYIPQTEAVLEGEDIKKMEKMIDMLEDNDDVQAVHHNWKEA; encoded by the coding sequence ATGGGTCGAATTGGTAATATTAAAGACCGAAAAGCAAAGCAAGATTCCAAACGAGCAAAAATATATACAAAACTAGCTAGATTAATCACTGTTGCAGCAAGGGAAGGTGGTACTGATCCAGAATATAATGCTAGTTTAAAGAGTGCTATAGATAAGGCTAAAGCAGGCAATATGCCAAATGATAATATAGATAGAGCCATTAAAAAAGCTGCAGGAGACGCTGGAGGAGACCAATACGAAAAAATCAATTATGAGGGCTATGGACCTAACGGTGTGGCTGTTATTGTAGAGGCTTTAACTGACAATAGAAATAGAACCGCTGGTGAAGTAAGACATGCCTTTGACAAAAACGGTGGCAACCTAGGAACTACTGGCTGTGTATCCTTTCTATTTGATAGAAAAGGACAGATTATTATAGAGAAAAATGAAGAAATAGACGAAGAAACACTAATGATGACAGTTCTTGAGGCAGGAGCGGAGGATTTTTTAGTAGAAGACGAAGCCTACGAAATTATTACTTTGCCAGAAGACTTTCCTACAGTGAAGGATAGTCTTTTAGAAGAAGGTTATCAATTTATTGAAGCTGATGTAGTTTATATCCCTCAAACAGAAGCAGTGCTAGAGGGAGAAGATATCAAGAAAATGGAAAAAATGATTGATATGCTTGAGGATAACGATGATGTTCAAGCGGTCCACCACAATTGGAAGGAAGCTTAA